A stretch of the Uranotaenia lowii strain MFRU-FL chromosome 3, ASM2978415v1, whole genome shotgun sequence genome encodes the following:
- the LOC129750834 gene encoding splicing factor 3B subunit 3 isoform X3: MYLYNFTLQKATGITHAVHGSFAGTKQQEILLAKGKSLELVRPDSNTGKVHTLLQTEIFGVIRSLMSFRLTGGTKDYAVVGSDSGRIVILEYNPAKNLLEKVHQETFGKSGCRRIVPGQFLAIDPKGRAVMIGAIEKQKLVYILNRDSEARLTISSPLEAHKSNTLTYHTVGVDVGFENPMFACLEIDYEEADLDPTGEAAAKTQQTLTFYELDLGLNHVVRKYSEPLEEHANFLISVPGGNDGPSGVLICSENYLTYKNLGDQHDIRCPIPRRRNDLDDPERGMIFICSATHRTKSMYFFLVQTEQGDIFKVTLETDDDVVSEIKLKYFDTVAPATAMCVLKTGFLFVACEFGNHYLYQIAHLGDDDDEPEFSSAMPLEEGDTFFFAPRSLKNLVMVDEIHSYAPILGCQVADLANEDTPQLYLACGRGSRSSIRVLRHGLEVSEMAVSELPGNPNAVWTVKKRVDDRRG; the protein is encoded by the exons ATGTACCTGTACAATTTCACGCTTCAGAAGGCCACCGGCATTACCCATGCTGTACATGGGAGTTTTGCCGGTACCAAGCAGCAGGAGATCCTACTGGCCAAGGGTAAAAGCTTGGAACTGGTGCGACCGGATTCCAACACCGGAAAGGTGCATACACTGCTGCAGACAGAAATTTTCGGGGTAATCCGTTCCTTGATGTCTTTCCGATTGACCGGAGGAACTAAAG ATTACGCGGTGGTCGGTTCCGATTCTGGTCGTATTGTCATTCTGGAATACAATCCGGCCAAAAATCTGTTGGAAAAGGTGCATCAAGAGACGTTCGGCAAATCGGGATGCCGTCGGATTGTGCCGGGCCAGTTTTTGGCCATCGATCCCAAGGGTCGTGCCGTGATGATCGGAGCGATCGAAAAACAGAAGCTGGTTTACATTCTCAATCGAGATTCCGAGGCTCGTCTAACCATCTCTTCTCCCTTGGAAGCTCATAAATCCAACACACTGACTTACCACACGGTTGGGGTTGACGTTGGCTTCGAAAATCCCATGTTTGCTTGTTTGGAAATAGACTACGAGGAAGCAGATTTGGACCCGACGGGAGAAGCTGCTGCCAAAACCCAGCAAACCTTGACATTCTACGAGTTGGATTTGGGACTTAACCACGTGGTACGGAAATATTCAGAACCGCTAGAAGAGCACGCCAATTTTCTAATTTCTGTACCCGGTGGAAATGACGGTCCTTCGGGAGTATTGATTTGCTCGGAAAATTATCTGACCTACAAGAACTTGGGTGATCAGCACGATATCCGTTGTCCGATTCCGCGAAGACGTAACGATTTAGATGATCCGGAACGTGGAATGATCTTCATCTGCTCGGCCACCCATCGTACAAAATCGATGTACTTTTTCTTGGTGCAGACGGAACAGGGAGATATTTTCAAAGTCACGCTGGAGACCGATGACGATGTGGTTTCGGAAATAAagctaaaatattttgatactgTAGCTCCAGCCACGGCAATGTGTGTGCTGAAGACAGGTTTCTTGTTCGTTGCCTGTGAGTTCGGAAATCACTACCTGTATCAGATTGCCCATCTGGGAGATGACGATGATGAGCCAGAATTTAGCTCGGCCATGCCCCTTGAGGAAGGTGACACGTTCTTCTTCGCGCCAagatcattgaaaaatttggtaatGGTGGATGAAATCCATTCGTACGCTCCTATTCTGGGTTGCCAGGTAGCTGATTTGGCTAACGAAGATACTCCTCAGTTGTATTTGGCTTGCGGTCGTGGATCAAGATCATCCATTCGAGTTTTGCGACATGGTTTGGAGGTTTCGGAGATGGCTGTTTCTGAACTACCCGGTAACCCGAACGCCGTTTGGACCGTCAAGAAGCGCGTTGATG ACCGTCGTGGTTGA
- the LOC129750834 gene encoding splicing factor 3B subunit 3 isoform X2, producing MYLYNFTLQKATGITHAVHGSFAGTKQQEILLAKGKSLELVRPDSNTGKVHTLLQTEIFGVIRSLMSFRLTGGTKDYAVVGSDSGRIVILEYNPAKNLLEKVHQETFGKSGCRRIVPGQFLAIDPKGRAVMIGAIEKQKLVYILNRDSEARLTISSPLEAHKSNTLTYHTVGVDVGFENPMFACLEIDYEEADLDPTGEAAAKTQQTLTFYELDLGLNHVVRKYSEPLEEHANFLISVPGGNDGPSGVLICSENYLTYKNLGDQHDIRCPIPRRRNDLDDPERGMIFICSATHRTKSMYFFLVQTEQGDIFKVTLETDDDVVSEIKLKYFDTVAPATAMCVLKTGFLFVACEFGNHYLYQIAHLGDDDDEPEFSSAMPLEEGDTFFFAPRSLKNLVMVDEIHSYAPILGCQVADLANEDTPQLYLACGRGSRSSIRVLRHGLEVSEMAVSELPGNPNAVWTVKKRVDAGVLIPVEDVQLSQIQSNFSNREIKNRKPYHKHQFFLHFQTVVVE from the exons ATGTACCTGTACAATTTCACGCTTCAGAAGGCCACCGGCATTACCCATGCTGTACATGGGAGTTTTGCCGGTACCAAGCAGCAGGAGATCCTACTGGCCAAGGGTAAAAGCTTGGAACTGGTGCGACCGGATTCCAACACCGGAAAGGTGCATACACTGCTGCAGACAGAAATTTTCGGGGTAATCCGTTCCTTGATGTCTTTCCGATTGACCGGAGGAACTAAAG ATTACGCGGTGGTCGGTTCCGATTCTGGTCGTATTGTCATTCTGGAATACAATCCGGCCAAAAATCTGTTGGAAAAGGTGCATCAAGAGACGTTCGGCAAATCGGGATGCCGTCGGATTGTGCCGGGCCAGTTTTTGGCCATCGATCCCAAGGGTCGTGCCGTGATGATCGGAGCGATCGAAAAACAGAAGCTGGTTTACATTCTCAATCGAGATTCCGAGGCTCGTCTAACCATCTCTTCTCCCTTGGAAGCTCATAAATCCAACACACTGACTTACCACACGGTTGGGGTTGACGTTGGCTTCGAAAATCCCATGTTTGCTTGTTTGGAAATAGACTACGAGGAAGCAGATTTGGACCCGACGGGAGAAGCTGCTGCCAAAACCCAGCAAACCTTGACATTCTACGAGTTGGATTTGGGACTTAACCACGTGGTACGGAAATATTCAGAACCGCTAGAAGAGCACGCCAATTTTCTAATTTCTGTACCCGGTGGAAATGACGGTCCTTCGGGAGTATTGATTTGCTCGGAAAATTATCTGACCTACAAGAACTTGGGTGATCAGCACGATATCCGTTGTCCGATTCCGCGAAGACGTAACGATTTAGATGATCCGGAACGTGGAATGATCTTCATCTGCTCGGCCACCCATCGTACAAAATCGATGTACTTTTTCTTGGTGCAGACGGAACAGGGAGATATTTTCAAAGTCACGCTGGAGACCGATGACGATGTGGTTTCGGAAATAAagctaaaatattttgatactgTAGCTCCAGCCACGGCAATGTGTGTGCTGAAGACAGGTTTCTTGTTCGTTGCCTGTGAGTTCGGAAATCACTACCTGTATCAGATTGCCCATCTGGGAGATGACGATGATGAGCCAGAATTTAGCTCGGCCATGCCCCTTGAGGAAGGTGACACGTTCTTCTTCGCGCCAagatcattgaaaaatttggtaatGGTGGATGAAATCCATTCGTACGCTCCTATTCTGGGTTGCCAGGTAGCTGATTTGGCTAACGAAGATACTCCTCAGTTGTATTTGGCTTGCGGTCGTGGATCAAGATCATCCATTCGAGTTTTGCGACATGGTTTGGAGGTTTCGGAGATGGCTGTTTCTGAACTACCCGGTAACCCGAACGCCGTTTGGACCGTCAAGAAGCGCGTTGATG CTGGTGTTTTGATTCCCGTTGAAGATGTGCAATTGTCTcaaattcaaagcaatttttcCAACCGAGAAATCAAAAACAGAAAACCGTATCACAAACACCagtttttccttcattttcagACCGTCGTGGTTGAATAG
- the LOC129750834 gene encoding splicing factor 3B subunit 3 isoform X1 has product MYLYNFTLQKATGITHAVHGSFAGTKQQEILLAKGKSLELVRPDSNTGKVHTLLQTEIFGVIRSLMSFRLTGGTKDYAVVGSDSGRIVILEYNPAKNLLEKVHQETFGKSGCRRIVPGQFLAIDPKGRAVMIGAIEKQKLVYILNRDSEARLTISSPLEAHKSNTLTYHTVGVDVGFENPMFACLEIDYEEADLDPTGEAAAKTQQTLTFYELDLGLNHVVRKYSEPLEEHANFLISVPGGNDGPSGVLICSENYLTYKNLGDQHDIRCPIPRRRNDLDDPERGMIFICSATHRTKSMYFFLVQTEQGDIFKVTLETDDDVVSEIKLKYFDTVAPATAMCVLKTGFLFVACEFGNHYLYQIAHLGDDDDEPEFSSAMPLEEGDTFFFAPRSLKNLVMVDEIHSYAPILGCQVADLANEDTPQLYLACGRGSRSSIRVLRHGLEVSEMAVSELPGNPNAVWTVKKRVDDDFDAYIIVSFVNATLVLSIGDTVEEVTDSGFLGTTPTLCCSALGDDALVQVYPDGIRHIRADKRVNEWKAPGKKTIIKCAVNQRQVVIALSGGELVYFEMDPTGQLNEYTERKKMPSDVMCMALGSVPAGEQRSWFLAVGLADNTVRIISLDPSDCLAPRSMQALPSAAESLCIVEMGTGDTNEEGIISSAGCIYLNIGLTNGVLLRTVLDPVSGDLADTRTRYLGSRPVKLFRIKMQGSEAVLAMSSRTWLSYYFQNRFHLTPLSYETLEYASGFSSEQCSEGIVAISTNTLRILALEKLGAVFNQITFPLEYTPKRFLIHNETGRLIISETDHNAYTEETKNIRKNQMADEMREAAGEDEQELANEMADAFINEVLPEDTFSSPKAGPGMWASQIRVMDPINGHTYSKVQLAQNEAVMSMALVRFHVDQKWYVVAGVAKDLQLNPKVNNGGFIDVYKYDIHTHQLEHYHRTEIDEAPGALCAFQGRVLAGVGRVLRIYDLGKKKLLRKCENKHIPNQIVNIQAMGSRVFVSDVQESVYCIRYKRQENQLIIFADDTHPRWITTSTLLDYDTVATADKFGNMAILRLPHSVSDDVDEDPTGNKALWDRGLLNGASQKAENITTFHLGEIIMSLQKATLIPGGSESLIYATMSGTVGALVPFTSREDYDFFQHLEMHMRNENTPLCGRDHLSFRSYYYPVKNVMDGDLCEQFTSMDPAKQKSIATDLGRTPNEVAKKLEDIRTRYAF; this is encoded by the exons ATGTACCTGTACAATTTCACGCTTCAGAAGGCCACCGGCATTACCCATGCTGTACATGGGAGTTTTGCCGGTACCAAGCAGCAGGAGATCCTACTGGCCAAGGGTAAAAGCTTGGAACTGGTGCGACCGGATTCCAACACCGGAAAGGTGCATACACTGCTGCAGACAGAAATTTTCGGGGTAATCCGTTCCTTGATGTCTTTCCGATTGACCGGAGGAACTAAAG ATTACGCGGTGGTCGGTTCCGATTCTGGTCGTATTGTCATTCTGGAATACAATCCGGCCAAAAATCTGTTGGAAAAGGTGCATCAAGAGACGTTCGGCAAATCGGGATGCCGTCGGATTGTGCCGGGCCAGTTTTTGGCCATCGATCCCAAGGGTCGTGCCGTGATGATCGGAGCGATCGAAAAACAGAAGCTGGTTTACATTCTCAATCGAGATTCCGAGGCTCGTCTAACCATCTCTTCTCCCTTGGAAGCTCATAAATCCAACACACTGACTTACCACACGGTTGGGGTTGACGTTGGCTTCGAAAATCCCATGTTTGCTTGTTTGGAAATAGACTACGAGGAAGCAGATTTGGACCCGACGGGAGAAGCTGCTGCCAAAACCCAGCAAACCTTGACATTCTACGAGTTGGATTTGGGACTTAACCACGTGGTACGGAAATATTCAGAACCGCTAGAAGAGCACGCCAATTTTCTAATTTCTGTACCCGGTGGAAATGACGGTCCTTCGGGAGTATTGATTTGCTCGGAAAATTATCTGACCTACAAGAACTTGGGTGATCAGCACGATATCCGTTGTCCGATTCCGCGAAGACGTAACGATTTAGATGATCCGGAACGTGGAATGATCTTCATCTGCTCGGCCACCCATCGTACAAAATCGATGTACTTTTTCTTGGTGCAGACGGAACAGGGAGATATTTTCAAAGTCACGCTGGAGACCGATGACGATGTGGTTTCGGAAATAAagctaaaatattttgatactgTAGCTCCAGCCACGGCAATGTGTGTGCTGAAGACAGGTTTCTTGTTCGTTGCCTGTGAGTTCGGAAATCACTACCTGTATCAGATTGCCCATCTGGGAGATGACGATGATGAGCCAGAATTTAGCTCGGCCATGCCCCTTGAGGAAGGTGACACGTTCTTCTTCGCGCCAagatcattgaaaaatttggtaatGGTGGATGAAATCCATTCGTACGCTCCTATTCTGGGTTGCCAGGTAGCTGATTTGGCTAACGAAGATACTCCTCAGTTGTATTTGGCTTGCGGTCGTGGATCAAGATCATCCATTCGAGTTTTGCGACATGGTTTGGAGGTTTCGGAGATGGCTGTTTCTGAACTACCCGGTAACCCGAACGCCGTTTGGACCGTCAAGAAGCGCGTTGATG ACGATTTCGATGCCTACATCATAGTGTCGTTCGTTAACGCCACCCTGGTCCTGAGTATCGGCGACACCGTTGAAGAAGTGACGGACAGTGGTTTCCTTGGAACCACCCCAACGCTTTGTTGTTCGGCTCTCGGTGATGATGCCTTGGTACAGGTTTATCCCGATGGCATTCGACACATTCGGGCTGACAAGCGAGTCAACGAGTGGAAAGCACCCGGTAAAAAGACCATCATCAAGTGTGCCGTCAATCAGCGGCAGGTGGTCATTGCCCTGTCCGGTGGAGAGCTAGTGTACTTCGAAATGGACCCG ACTGGTCAGCTGAATGAGTACACCGAACGCAAGAAGATGCCATCGGATGTAATGTGTATGGCTCTTGGTTCCGTGCCGGCTGGCGAACAGCGATCTTGGTTCTTGGCTGTCGGTCTGGCAGACAATACAGTTCGAATTATCTCTCTGGATCCTAGCGACTGTCTCGCTCCCAGGTCTATGCAGGCCCTTCCCTCTGCTGCCGAATCTCTCTGTATCGTGGAAATGGGAACCGGGGATACCAATGAAGAAGGGATCATTTCTTCAGCCGGTTGCATATATCTGAACATTGGTCTCACCAACGGAGTCTTGTTAAGAACTGTGTTGGATCCGGTTTCCGGTGATCTGGCAGATACACGAACCCGTTATTTGGGATCTCGACCAGTTAAGCTTTTCCGTATTAAAATGCAAGGTTCGGAAGCCGTTTTGGCAATGTCAAGTCGAACGTGGTTGAGTTATTATTTCCAAAATCGTTTCCATTTGACCCCACTTTCCTATGAAACGTTAGAATATGCGTCAGGTTTCTCTTCGGAACAATGTTCAGAAGGTATCGTCGCCATTTCGACCAACACCCTAAGAATTTTGGCCCTGGAAAAGTTGGGAGCTGTTTTTAATCAGATTACATTTCCTTTAGAGTACACACCGAAACGGTTTTTGATCCACAATGAAACAGGTCGTTTGATTATCAGCGAAACTGATCATAACGCCTACacagaagaaacgaaaaatattcGTAAGAACCAAATGGCTGATGAGATGCGAGAAGCAGCCGGTGAAGATGAACAGGAGCTTGCAAACGAAATGGCTGATGCTTTCATAAATGAAGTCCTCCCGGAAGACACCTTCTCTTCACCGAAAGCTGGGCCAGGAATGTGGGCATCCCAAATCAGAGTCATGGATCCGATCAATGGACATACCTACAGTAAAGTCCAGCTGGCTCAAAACGAAGCTGTCATGTCGATGGCATTGGTTCGTTTTCACGTTGATCAGAAATGGTACGTCGTTGCTGGAGTTGCCAAGGATCTGCAACTTAATCCGAAGGTCAACAACGGAGGTTTCATCGATGTCTACAAGTACGACATCCATACTCATCAACTAGAACACTACCATCGTACGGAAATCGATGAAGCTCCTGGCGCGCTATGTGCATTCCAGGGCCGCGTGCTTGCTGGTGTTGGACGTGTCTTACGTATTTATGATCTTGGAAAAAAGAAACTCTTACGAAAATGCGAAAACAAACACATTCCAAATCAGATTGTCAACATCCAAGCCATGGGTTCTCGGGTTTTCGTATCCGACGTTCAGGAATCTGTCTACTGTATTCGATACAAACGGCAGGAGAATCAGTTGATAATTTTCGCCGACGATACTCATCCACGATGGATAACAACTTCAACCTTGCTCGATTACGACACCGTAGCAACGGCGGATAAATTCGGTAACATGGCCATCCTCCGGCTTCCTCATTCAGTATCGGACGACGTTGACGAAGACCCTACTGGAAACAAAGCACTATGGGATCGTGGTCTGTTGAACGGTGCATCGCAAAAGGCAGAAAACATTACCACCTTCCATCTGGGTGAAATAATCATGTCCCTCCAGAAAGCCACCCTAATTCCGGGAGGTTCGGAATCGCTCATCTATGCAACCATGAGCGGAACCGTGGGGGCACTGGTTCCATTCACCAGTCGGGAGGATTACGACTTTTTCCAACACCTGGAAATGCACATG